CGCGTGCCTTTTCCGCGAACAGGGGCCAATTGGATGCGGGATCGACGACGACTGCCTCTAATTTGCGCCCCATCACACCACCTTTGGCGTTCTGCTCGGCAATCAACATCAGCATGTTGTCTTTGAGTGCGCTCTCAGAGATGGCCATCGTGCCGGATAACGAATGCAGAATACCGACCTTGATTGGGCCTTCTGCGGCATTGGCAAACTCGATGCCCTTGAGGCCGAAACTAAGTGACAATCCGGTAGCGCCCACGGCTTTCATAAAGTTACGACGATTCATGGTTGTTCCCTCCATTGGGTTTTCTCATGCGGGTTTTTCTCAAACGAGATTTTCTTGCGGGGTCACAAGTGGGTTTGGCCGGATTCCGCCGGTCTCGGTTTCTGAAACGGGGTTGAGTGATGCAGCGCGTTCACGCATCCGTTCGCGCGCTTCATACAGGCGATGAAGGCTGATTTTCCGAACGGACTGTCTTGACAGTTCGATGTGGGTTTGAAGCAGCCGTTTGGCCTCGTTGCCACGGTGTTGAGCGATGGCCGCAAGAATGGCGGCGTGTTCGTTGTAGGTCGCTTCGATGCGATGGCTCTCGGTAAAATCCAGTTGACGCACAATGCGGATACGCTCGGTAACGCCGGTGTGGATTCGATGCAGTTCGGCATTGCCTGTCGCGGCAACCAGCTGGTTATGGAACTGCTCGTCGAGCGTGAATACGGCAGGGCCATCCGCCAGGCGTTCCGCTTCTGGTACCTGCCAGATTGCAGCGAGTTCGTTGACGCCCGACGGTTCTGTTTGTGCGGTCAAGCGGTCAATACTGGCGAGTTCGACGATGGTGCGAACTTCATACAGTTGGTCGAACACGGCAAAATCCAATTCGTTGACCCGCCAGCCGGATCGATTCTGAACGCTTAGAAAGCCTTCTCTTGCCAGCCGAGTGAGTGCTTCACGTACGGGTGTGCGGCTGGCGCCGGTCAGTTCGGCCACCGTTTTTTCACTGAAACGCTCGCCGGGCAGCAATTCGAAGTTAAACAGCGCTTTTTTGACTTGGGCGTACACGCGCTCGGCTAAAGCAGGCGTTTTGGCGCTGCGCGGCTGCTTTACCGGAAAACGCAAGGGCGGGGTCATGCGGGAAACTCCAGCGTGACCAGCGTTTGCCCCATCTGCACGAGTTGCCCCGGCGTGCAGGCGCACTGTGCGATGACTCCGTCCCGCGGTGCTTCGACGCTAAACTCCATCTTCATGGCTTCAATGATGGCGACCACCTGGCCGGCCTGTACGGCTTCACCGGGAGACACCAGCAGCTTCCAGATATTGCCGCTGATGCTCGCTGCAATCGGCTCACCCTCAACTTCGGTCTCAGTCAGCACGGCCTCGCGGATATTCAGACTGCCCTCATCCTCCTGCCAGAGGCTGACTTCTGCCTGATAGGCCACCGCTTGGCGCTCCTTGAATTCGTTAATTGATGACTGATTCGCTGCCAGGAATGCCTCATGTTCATCCAGTCGAAAAACGACTGCCTCAGTTTTGACATCCAATGCACCCGTGGCAAAGGCGCTGCGCATTTCGGTAAGCTCGGCCTCGCTGACCGGGTAAAACCGCACCTGATCGAAGAAGCGCAGCAGCCAAGGTTTTCCAGCCTCAAAGTTTGGGTGCGCGGGGCGACGGTTCCAGATGGGCAGCGTTCGCCCGACGAGTTGATAACCGCCGGGCGAATCCATGCCGTAGATGCACATATACACGCCGCCGATGCCCACCGTGCCTTCTGCCGTGTAGGTTCGAGCCGGGTTGTATTTGGAGGTAAGCAGACGATGCCGGGGGTCGAGCGGCACCGCACAAGGCGCACCGAGATACACGTCGCCTAAACCCAAGACCATGTAGGAGGCCGAATAAATGGTATCGGTGACGGCCTTGATATCTGGCAAACCATTGATACGCCGAATAAATTCGGTGTTGCTCGGTAACCAGGGTGCCGTATCGCGCACCGATTGGCGATAGCGTGCAACGGCATCCAGCGTGGCACTGTCTTCAAATGCCATCGGCAAATGCACGATGCGCGAATCCACCGATAAGGTACGTACATCGGCCAATTGCTGATTAATGTCGGCCAATCGGGCGACTAAACCCGACTGCGTGAGCCGTTTGGGCTCGTAGCGAATTTGCAACGAGCGCACGCCGGGGGAACACTCAAGAATGCCAGGCACCGGATCGGTTTGTAGATGCTGCATCAAGGCGTGAACCCGCAGCCGCAATGCCAAATCGAGAATGTTCTCGCCATATTCGAGCAATACATAACCATCGCCGGCTTGGCGAATCGTCATCCGTGGCAGGTTATTTTGCGCGGGCACATCCAGCAAAATGCACTGTCCCAATTCTGCTTGCAAAAATGAAGGGGGATGTGGTGACAGAAGGGTATCAATTGCTGCATCCTGAGCCTGTTCGAGCGCACGCGCCTGTGCATAACTGATGGGGATGAACCGAATGGTATCGCCGGGCTTGAGCTGCCCGACCTTCCAGAGCTCGGCGCGCACAATGGTGGCAGGGCAGACAAATCCACCCAGGCTCGGGCCATCGCGCGTGAGAATGACGGGCATGTCGCCGGTAAAATTGATCGAGCCGACGGCGTATTCCGTATCGTGGATATTCGAAGGATGCAAACCTGCCTCGCCCCCATCGCTGCGCGCCCAGCTGAGTTTGGGGCCCGACAAGCGAATGCCTAGGCGGTTGCTGTTGTAATGCACCGCCCAATCTGTGGTGAAGAACTGCTCGATGGCCTCGGGCATGAAATAATCCGGCGCTCCGTGCGGTCCATAAAGCACGCCGATTTCCCAGTGATTCCCATAGGCGGGCATTAGCGCCGCATCCGCCACCTTGGGCGCGAATGCCGCCGTCGCCGTGCCGATGGGCAGGATGTCGCCGACCTGCAGGATGCGCCCTGCATGCCCACCCATTTTGCCGAGTGCAAATGTTGAACGGCTGCCCAGATACTCGGGCACGTCGATGCCGCCCCGGATGGCCAGATATACGCGAGCGCCGCTCTGAACCTGTCCGATGCTTAAAGTTTGCCCGGCTTCGATGGCGATGGGTCGACCGGCTTGGACGTTCTGATCATCCAGCCGAATGTCGGCTTCGGCGCCCGTAATGGCGACCATGCTATCCCGATGGAATTTGAGGGATGGGCCCACCAGCGTGCACTCCAGCCCCGCCATGTCCGGCGTGTTGCCAACGATTCGGTTTGCCAGACGCAAGGCGTAATCGTCCATGGGGCCGGAAGGCGGCACCCCGATGTGCCACAACCCCAATCGGCCAGGAAAATCTTGCACCGTGGTGTAGGTGCCCGGTTTGATGATTTCGATGGCCGGTGGCCGATACGCTCCGGAGGCAAGAAAGTGGTCGATACTGCCGGTGCTGTGGGTGCCCGCCACGAAATCCGGCAGGGAAAGCAGGTCGCGTAGAAACGGCAGATTGGTTGAAATGCCGTCAAAGCGCGTTTTGGCAAGTGCTTCAGCCAGATTCGACAGCGCTTTGCTGCGCGTCTCGCCCGTAACGATGATCTTGGCCAGCATCGGATCGAACTGGGCAGGCACCGTGGTGCTGGTTTCAACCCAGGTATCCACGCGGACGAATTTATCATCGGGCAGCGTCACATTGCTGAGTTGGCCGGGCGCTGGCTGGAAGTGGCGCAGCGGTTCTTCGGCATACACGCGCACTTCAATGGCATGACCATGCGGGGTGGGGGCGCTCAGTTCGAAGGGCACACCAGCAGCCAGAGAAACCATCCATTCGATTAAATCAACGCCTGTGACTTCTTCGGTGATGGGGTGTTCAACCTGAAGGCGAGTATTGACTTCAAGAAAATAGAATTCATCGCGGGGCGCATCGTAGATATATTCGACCGTACCCGCGGATTGATAGGCGATGGACTCGCCCAATCGCTCGGCGGATGCCAGCATGGCCGCGCGTGTTTTGGCTGGCAAATTCGGCGCGGGTGTTTCCTCGATGACCTTCTGATTGCGCCGTTGCAGTGAGCAATCCCGTTCGCCAAGCGCAACCACGCGACCCTTGCCATCCCCGAAGATCTGCACTTCAACATGGCGGGCATGATCGATGAATCGCTCGACGAACACGCCACCATCGCCAAAGAAGCGTGCGCCCATACCGGCCACTGCTTCGAACGCGTCAATGAGCGCGGGTTCATCGGCGCAACGCTTTAACCCAATCCCACCGCCCCCAGCCGTGCTTTTGAGCATGATCGGATAACCGATTCGTTCTGCCTCATGCAATGCAGCTGGCAGATCCTTGAGCAAGTCGCTACCCGGTGCGAGCGGCACTTTCGCTGCGGTGGCCAGTTCACGTGCGCGGTGCTTTAAACCAAATTCACGCAATTGATTGGGTGTCGGACCAATGAATGCGATCCCTTCGTGGGCACAGCGTTCAGCGAAGTCGGCGTTTTCGGAGAGAAAACCGTAACCGGGAATAATGGCTTGCACACCGTGTGTTTTTGCCAGTGCGAGAATCCGATCCGCCTGAAGGTAACTTTCTGCCGCCGTTTGGCCACCCAATGCAATCGCTTCATCACAGGCGCGGATATGTGGGCTGTCGGCATCGGAATCACTGTAAATGGCGACGGAGGTGACACCCATTTTTTTCAGGGTACGCGCAATTCGGACTACTATTTCCCCCCGATTGGCGATCAGAACCTTATCGAACATCATGTTCGGCATCGTGTTAGGCATGAGAACATCAGGCATGCGTAATTCCTTTTGGTTGGGGAGCCAATGGCGCAGATTGACGGGAGGCGATGTAGGGTCGCCAGCCGCCAAATGCCGTCACGTCTTTTGCGTCCTGCAGGGCGCGTGGTTCACAGATAAACCCGGTCACCTGCCGTCCATCGACGAGCGTAAGGCTGCCGAGGCCCAGCGGTGGCGGGATTTCTTGAATAAAGTCGGCCAAAGCAGTGCGCGGGAGTGCCCACACTTCAACGATGATTTCATCGCCTTCGGTATCGAACACCAGGCCCGGCTTGGGTGGTGTGGTATTGGCAAGAGCATAGAGTCTATAAGACGCGGCCGTGGTGGTTTGTTCGAGCAGGCGACCACCTCGGTTCGTTAACTGGTGATTCAGCGGCATGCCCGTCAGGTGCGCCCCCACAACGGCGAGCTCAATTTCATCATGGCGCAGGGGCGGGATGGTCGCTTGTTCCTGGTTCAACTGTTTGGCAATGGCGGCCAATCGGGCGTCGGCCCAGGCTTCGGCAATCAGGGTGATACCGAACGGCAGTCCGTCATCACGCAAACAGGCGGGCACAGCCAACGCGGATAAATCAGCTAGATTGACAAAGTTGGTGTAGGTGCCGAGTTCGGAATTGAGTTTGATCGGCTCGGCCAATAGGGCTTCAATCGTGGGGAAAATCGGTGCCGTTGGCACCATCAGCGCATCAAACTCAGACAGGGCTTGTTGGATTTTCCTTGCCAAATCCGCTCGTTGGTATTCGGCATTGAACGTATCGACGGCGGAGAATTTTTTACCGGAAAGCACGATTTCGCGCACCACGGGGTGGATGGCCTCGGGTTGCTCTGCCACAAACTCAGAAAGCGCGGCCAAACGCTCGGCCACCCAAGGACCGTTATAGAGCAGCGGTGCCAATGCAAAAAAAGGCGTCGGATCGATTTCCGTCAGCGTGATGCCCCGTGCAGCCAGTTGTGCGACATAGGCATTCCAGGCGGCCTGTTGCTGCGTATCGCCAAACCAACTTAAATTGCTGAACGTGGCCAGCTTAAGATTCGTGCTCGAAAAAGATGTCACGGCCGGTTGGGCTTGCCGCGCATAAGGATCTTCTGGGTCATAAACACCGGCGACGGCGAGCACGTTTTGGGCATCGTCCACCGTATGCGCGAAGATCGAAATGCAATCGAGTGTGCGGCACGCCGGGATTAAACCGTTCGTGCTGATATACCCCTTGCTCGGTTTCAACCCCACCAGTTGGTTGCAGCCGGCCGGGACTCGACCTGAACCGGCCGTATCTGTACCCAATGAAAAGGCCACTTCACCCAGCGCCACCGCCACCGCCGAACCGGAACTAGAACCGCCGGAAATATGCGCCTCACTGAACACCGAATGGGGAATGGAATAGGGCGTGCGCGTTCCGTTTAGGCCCGTCGCGAATTGATCTAGATTGGTTTTACCGATACAGATGGCACCGGCCTTTTTGAGCTTGGCGATAACAAAGGCATCCGAATCTGGCGTGTAGGCATATTCAGGACAACCTGCGGTCGTCGGCATGCCCGCAACATCGATGTTGTCCTTGACGGCAAACGGTACCCCGTAAAGCGGCAGGTCGTTTGCGTCCGTCTTCAGAAGTTCGTTAATTTGTGCTTCAAGCACATCCAGCGCGACAAGATGGATCCATTGTGGGGTTTTTCCCGCTGCGCACTTGGCAATACGTTTTTGCTGCCGATCAAGCAGATCACGAGCGGCCGCTTGGGGATTGGTTTTCCATCGATCCAACCAACCCGCGATTGTCAGCACACTCTCCGTGCCCGTATCTTTTTTAACATTGTGTTGGTCTTCGTGCTGGACAACCTGCTTTTGCATAACGCACACCTTCTTGTATTTCATCTGGTATACAAGAGATAGCGATAATGATGCCAACTTCATTAATCCATAAATAACAATTAGTTACGTCGGTTTTGCAGTATTGGGATCGTGTTTTGCGCTCTTTTATGGCGCAACCCAAGCGAAGCAATGATTGAAATTGGTGCAAGTCGGTGCGTTCCATTCCGGATTCGCAACGATGATCACGGGATGAGATGGCCCTGCATGAAGCGCAAGGTGGGTAGCAAGATGCTTTCAAGCAGCGCATGAACTGCTTTAGGGCTGCCGGGTAACGCTAAAAGGACGAGGCCGTTATTGGTCACACTCGCGCAGGCCGTGCGACCGGGGCGGGTATGCACCCCTTCGAAGAGAGGTTGACCATGACGGGAGAGTGCACGGCGGGTGAAGTCATGCGTGCCCACGGAGGTGCCGCCAATCAAGATCAATAGATCGGGGCGTTGAGCACGCGCTGTACTGAGTGCCTGGTCAATGGCAGCCAGATCATCTTTTACCGCCGCGGTGTGAATGATTTGCCCAAGGCGGTGCTGATCAAGCGTCGATTCGATCAGAAGGGCATTGTGCTCGTACAAATGACCGCGTGGTAAGGGTGATCCGGCGGGTGTCAGTTCGTTGCCGATGACTAACAAGGCAATCCGCGCCGGTCGATGCACCGACAACTGGCTGATGCCGTGACGCGCTGCCTTGGCAAGATCAGCCGGCAACAGTGGTGAATGAGCGGAAATCAGTAGGTCGCCCACTGCAGTCACACTGCCTATCGCCTCGGTATCTTTTCCAAGCTCAATGCGCGGAAGTAAGCCGCGCAGTGTCTGACCAAACCGCTGCGCACATTCTTGTCGTAACACGGTATCCGCGCAAATTGGCAGCGGCGCCCCCGTCGCAATGCGCACTGCGGTGTGTGTTGGGAGCGGTTTATCGGCTATTTGCCCGGCAATCACTTCGTCTAGAACATGCCATTGGGCCTCGGGTTCTACTTCGGCCGCGCGCAGCGCGTAACCGTCCATCATGGCACGGGTGAACGGCGGAAAAGCCATCGGCGCAGGCAGCGGTTCAGCGAGACAACGGCCCAGCGCCGCACGGAGCGGTACCGTCTCGCAAGGTGTCGGTTGAATATGGGCGCAGAGCCGTTCGACGGCTTCGGCGGGTGAAGGATTGGTATCAAAAATAGCGCAGGTATCTTGCGGCGGGGCGCCGACTGGAGGCTCAAGCAAGGGTGTATTCATGTCAGCGCCTCGCGTCTTGAGTGGTGCGACCGCAATTGTTCTGGGGTGTTGAGGTTGCCAAAAGCCCAGGCATCTTGATCCAGTGCGCACACGCTGTAGCGACCGGCTGTGAGCACACTGAGCAAACGTGTATCGGCCGATGCCGGGCGCTGACTCAAGCAGGGTCGATGAATCAAGGCAACCGTCGGTTGCAATCGCGATCCGTCGTGCGCAATAACGACCGCTGCGCGGGTTTGCTCCTGCACTTGCCACAAGGCGGCAAGCCAGTGCGGTTGATAATCGGGCATGTCGCAGGGGGCGAGCAGTAGCCAGTCGTTTTTGGCATAGCGGCTGGCATGGACCAAGGCAGCGGCGGGGCCTGCAAACAGGTGCTCTGTGTGGACGGGGTCGGCCACGACAGGATGGCCCCATTGGCGGTATCGATCCAGATGGCGATTGGCATTGATCAATACCTCATCGGCGAGCAGCGAGAGTGTTTTGATGATCGGATCAATCAACACGCCGCCCTCAAAAGGCAAAAGCCCCTTGTCGACTCCGCCCATACGCCGACCAGCGCCCCCGGCGAGGATCAAAGCACTGACCGGCGGATAAGCGTTCATTGTGGCGACCTCTCAAGGGCCGCATGCGCCCAATGGTCGGCCAGCGCATCCACGAGCGGCTTCATGAAAAACCGACCGTCGGGCACGACATCTACCTTTACGCCGTGCTCGATCAGATAGTTCGCCATGATCGGGCCAATGGCCGCGATGCGCACGCGCGCCAGTCCGCGTTCAAGTTGCTGTTCGCAGTCGTGTGCTTTGGCCACACTGGCCAGCCGTTTGTATTGGGGTTGACTGGTAAATGCCAGGGCGTCGATTTGCCCTTGAGCCAATTCTTCAATTAGCGCCAGCACGGCACCGGTCTCGGATTCACTGGCGTAAATGTACGGGGCGACGGGTACGGGCGTGGCACCGAGCGCGGTGATGGCCGCTTGCAGTGGCGCGTTTTCTTCGGTTCCGTACAACACCACGCCGATGCGGGGAGATAAGGCCGGCAGGGTAAATAAGGTGGTGATAATGCCCGCGCTGGTGGGTTCTACGGCCTGAATGCTGGGTTGTAACCCCCAGGTCTTCAGCGCACGGCCCGGTTTTGGGCCGCGCACAATCAATCGGGTGGTGCTAAGTTTTTGCAAAAACGCGTCCACCAAACCGGTGCGTTTAGCGGCTTGAATCAAGCGAGTAATCCCCTCACCGGTCAGGATAATGAGATCGGTCATCGTGGCATCGGCGATAAACGCGCGTATCCAGGCGATGATGGGCGCTTGATCCGGCGCGTCGTGAATACTGACCAGCGGGCAGCGGCGAATCGCAGCCCCCCGGCGTTCGAATAGGGCGGCCAACACATCCAGCTGCCTTGATTCGGGCAGGGCGATGGTGCGGCCAGAGAACTGATTGGGATTAATGTCTTGCATGGTGAATCCCCTGGAATAAATCCGGAACAAACGGCTTCCCTGCCGTGGTGACGCTTACAGCGACAATTCGCGTTTTGGCGCGGTTTTGTAGTGGGTGACGTACATCATCAAACCGACGAACAGCAGGCCACCAACCAGATTGCCCAGCGCAGTCGGCAATTCATTCCACAACAGGTAGTCACCGAAGGTGAAATCGCCGCCCATAATCAGCGCGAACGGGAATAGGAACATGTTCACCACCGAGTGCTCGAAACCCATGTAGAAGAACAGCATGATCGGCATCCACATGGCAAAAATCTTGCCGATGGCCGAGGTCGAGAGCATCGCGGCGGCTACGCCGGTCGAGACCATCCAGTTGCACAGAATCCCGCGGACGAAGATGGTGAACCAGCCCATGATGCCGTGTGATTCATAGCCCAAGGTGCGCGTCATACCGATGTGCCCCACCTTTTCTGCCACGGCCCCAGCGCTCACGGTAAAACCGAAGGTAAGAATAAAGGCCATCATGAAAGCGACCGTGACTGCACCGGCAAAGTTCCCTATGAACACCAGCCCCCAGTTGCGCAGCACTTGATTGACGGTCACGCCGCGGCGCTTATCAAGCAAGGCCAGCGGCACCAGCATGAACACGCCGGTGAGCAAATCAAAACCCAGCAGATAAAGCAGAATAAATCCGACCGGGAACAGGATTGCGCCCGTCAACGGTGAACCGGTGTTGATCGTAACGGTGATGGCGAACATGGCGGCCAGACCCAAAATGGCACCGGCCATGTAGGCACGGATCAGGGTATCGCGGGTGGAAAGGAGAACCTTGGATTCACCCGCATCGACCATGGCTTTGGCCAGATCGTTCGGTTTGACGTAATCGGTGGACATTTGCTCGGACATGATGCGTACCTCAATGACTGAAAAATCAGTAACAGAAAAACAGGACAATTAAACGAAGCATCAGACTCTTCCTTAATTTACTTTTAATGGTTATTTCGTCAGGCGGCATTCGCCATACCGCACAGTGCGCGGTGTTGTACCGGCGGTAAAAAGGCCGCGTCAGCGTCGCTGTGCCCCTCGAACCAGGCGAGGCTATCGTGCAACTGCACCACGTCGCCGACAATCAACAGCGATGGCGATTGCGCATCGGCCAATAGCGTTGGCAGCGTGCTCAACGTGCCGCGCAGCACGCGTTGGCGGGCGGTGGTGCCGTGCTCGACCAGTGCGGCGGGGTAATCTGCGGGCAGGCCATGGGCTTGTAGTTGGCTGCAAATTTCAGCGGTTGCTGTTAGCCCCATGTAAAAGACCAGCGTTTCGTGGCCATGTGCGAGATGAGCCCAATCCAGGCTCAGCTTGCCGTCTTTGGTGTGCCCGGTGATAAAGCGCACGGACTGCGCATAATCGCGATGGGTCAGCGGAATGCCGGCATACGAGGCGCACCCGCTGGCGGCGGTAATGCCCGGCACGACTTCGTATGGGATGCCTGCCGCAGCCAATTGCTGAATTTCTTCACCACCACGCCCGAAAATGAATGGGTCGCCACCTTTCAAGCGGGCCACGACCTTGCCCTGCTGCGCCAGTTCGACCAGCAATTGCGAGATCTGCTCCTGCGGCACGCTGTGCGCCTCGCGGCATTTGCCGACATAACGGCGCTGGGCATCCCGGCGCGCCAGATCGACAATGGCGGGCGCGACCAATCGGTCGTAAATCACCACATCGGCTTCCTGTAGGCGTTGCAACGCGCGAAATGTCATTAAATCCGGTTCACCCGGGCCCGCGCCAATCAAATACACGCGGCCTTGTGCGGGTGTTGCGGCATTTTGTTGCAAGGTTTGCTCAAACAAGCGATCGGCTTCGTCGGTTTTTCCTCGTGCCAGCGTGCTCGGCAGCAGCCCGGTCAGGATTTTTTCCCAGAACAACCGGCGATCACCCACTTGAGGTAACACCGCTTGCACGGCGGCACGGCGCTCACCCATGAATGCTGCGAGTTTGCCGATGCTGTGCGGCAGGAGCGATTCGATTTTGGCGCGAATCCAGCGCGCCAACACCGGGCTTTTGCCTGCGCTGGAAACGGCCACGGTGATCGGGTCGCGATCGATAATGGCCGGCACGATGAAACTGCACAGCGCGGGGCTATCGACCACATTCACCGGAATCTGTCGCGCCTTGGCGCCTGCGGCCACGGCTGCATTGACGGCCTCGTCGTCGGTGGCAGAAATCACCAGACCACAGCCATCGAGATGATGTAGTTCAAATGAAGCGGGGATATAGGAAATACGCGCACCGTCGATCTGCGCCCGGATTTCCTCACTGCATTCGGGGGAAACGATGCGAACGGTCGCACCGGCAGATTTCAACAGGGCGAGCTTGCGCGCGGCCACTTCCCCTGCGCCCACGAGCAGGCAGGTTTGCTGTTGAACATCGAGAAAAATCGGTAAGTAACGCATGATCTCAGTCCTCAATAGATGCTTGGGCAGGGGATGTTGCCGATTCGGCGGATGGCGGGTTCTGGGCAATCAATGCCTTGAGTTCCGGCAGGCAGGAGCCGCAATTGGTGCCTGCCTCGGTACACGCGCCCAAAGCTTTGGCATCGGTGATGTGGTGTTGCTCGATTGCTTCGATCAGAGTGTTGCGCCCCAAGCTAAAGCAGGCGCAGATGATCGGCCCGACATCGGCTTGCGCCCCGGCAGGCTTGCCTGCGATTAAATCGGCCCGTTGTGCTGCATCGAGCGTGGGTTCTGCAAACAGGCCAAGCAACCATTGGGTTTCGACCGCACGGCTATCGCGAGTGATATGCAGCACCCAATCGAGTTGCCCTTGGGTTATCTGTGCGATGCGATAACGCCCCGTGGCCGAATCGGCAAATTCAATCCATTCACGGTCGATGACCGCATCGGTTTCAAGGGCGTTTTTTTGTTGATTAAGCGTGGTTTTTGCCCAATCCATCCAATTACTGGGCGCGGCCACACCAGCCAGTTCGTAGCGGGTAGCGGTGGTCGCTGTGATCTTGATGGCGTAATCGCCGGGCAATTGCTTGAGTTCGGGAACGG
This region of Halothiobacillus neapolitanus c2 genomic DNA includes:
- a CDS encoding GntR family transcriptional regulator, encoding MTPPLRFPVKQPRSAKTPALAERVYAQVKKALFNFELLPGERFSEKTVAELTGASRTPVREALTRLAREGFLSVQNRSGWRVNELDFAVFDQLYEVRTIVELASIDRLTAQTEPSGVNELAAIWQVPEAERLADGPAVFTLDEQFHNQLVAATGNAELHRIHTGVTERIRIVRQLDFTESHRIEATYNEHAAILAAIAQHRGNEAKRLLQTHIELSRQSVRKISLHRLYEARERMRERAASLNPVSETETGGIRPNPLVTPQENLV
- the uca gene encoding urea carboxylase, translated to MPDVLMPNTMPNMMFDKVLIANRGEIVVRIARTLKKMGVTSVAIYSDSDADSPHIRACDEAIALGGQTAAESYLQADRILALAKTHGVQAIIPGYGFLSENADFAERCAHEGIAFIGPTPNQLREFGLKHRARELATAAKVPLAPGSDLLKDLPAALHEAERIGYPIMLKSTAGGGGIGLKRCADEPALIDAFEAVAGMGARFFGDGGVFVERFIDHARHVEVQIFGDGKGRVVALGERDCSLQRRNQKVIEETPAPNLPAKTRAAMLASAERLGESIAYQSAGTVEYIYDAPRDEFYFLEVNTRLQVEHPITEEVTGVDLIEWMVSLAAGVPFELSAPTPHGHAIEVRVYAEEPLRHFQPAPGQLSNVTLPDDKFVRVDTWVETSTTVPAQFDPMLAKIIVTGETRSKALSNLAEALAKTRFDGISTNLPFLRDLLSLPDFVAGTHSTGSIDHFLASGAYRPPAIEIIKPGTYTTVQDFPGRLGLWHIGVPPSGPMDDYALRLANRIVGNTPDMAGLECTLVGPSLKFHRDSMVAITGAEADIRLDDQNVQAGRPIAIEAGQTLSIGQVQSGARVYLAIRGGIDVPEYLGSRSTFALGKMGGHAGRILQVGDILPIGTATAAFAPKVADAALMPAYGNHWEIGVLYGPHGAPDYFMPEAIEQFFTTDWAVHYNSNRLGIRLSGPKLSWARSDGGEAGLHPSNIHDTEYAVGSINFTGDMPVILTRDGPSLGGFVCPATIVRAELWKVGQLKPGDTIRFIPISYAQARALEQAQDAAIDTLLSPHPPSFLQAELGQCILLDVPAQNNLPRMTIRQAGDGYVLLEYGENILDLALRLRVHALMQHLQTDPVPGILECSPGVRSLQIRYEPKRLTQSGLVARLADINQQLADVRTLSVDSRIVHLPMAFEDSATLDAVARYRQSVRDTAPWLPSNTEFIRRINGLPDIKAVTDTIYSASYMVLGLGDVYLGAPCAVPLDPRHRLLTSKYNPARTYTAEGTVGIGGVYMCIYGMDSPGGYQLVGRTLPIWNRRPAHPNFEAGKPWLLRFFDQVRFYPVSEAELTEMRSAFATGALDVKTEAVVFRLDEHEAFLAANQSSINEFKERQAVAYQAEVSLWQEDEGSLNIREAVLTETEVEGEPIAASISGNIWKLLVSPGEAVQAGQVVAIIEAMKMEFSVEAPRDGVIAQCACTPGQLVQMGQTLVTLEFPA
- the atzF gene encoding allophanate hydrolase yields the protein MQKQVVQHEDQHNVKKDTGTESVLTIAGWLDRWKTNPQAAARDLLDRQQKRIAKCAAGKTPQWIHLVALDVLEAQINELLKTDANDLPLYGVPFAVKDNIDVAGMPTTAGCPEYAYTPDSDAFVIAKLKKAGAICIGKTNLDQFATGLNGTRTPYSIPHSVFSEAHISGGSSSGSAVAVALGEVAFSLGTDTAGSGRVPAGCNQLVGLKPSKGYISTNGLIPACRTLDCISIFAHTVDDAQNVLAVAGVYDPEDPYARQAQPAVTSFSSTNLKLATFSNLSWFGDTQQQAAWNAYVAQLAARGITLTEIDPTPFFALAPLLYNGPWVAERLAALSEFVAEQPEAIHPVVREIVLSGKKFSAVDTFNAEYQRADLARKIQQALSEFDALMVPTAPIFPTIEALLAEPIKLNSELGTYTNFVNLADLSALAVPACLRDDGLPFGITLIAEAWADARLAAIAKQLNQEQATIPPLRHDEIELAVVGAHLTGMPLNHQLTNRGGRLLEQTTTAASYRLYALANTTPPKPGLVFDTEGDEIIVEVWALPRTALADFIQEIPPPLGLGSLTLVDGRQVTGFICEPRALQDAKDVTAFGGWRPYIASRQSAPLAPQPKGITHA
- a CDS encoding molybdopterin molybdotransferase MoeA; translation: MNTPLLEPPVGAPPQDTCAIFDTNPSPAEAVERLCAHIQPTPCETVPLRAALGRCLAEPLPAPMAFPPFTRAMMDGYALRAAEVEPEAQWHVLDEVIAGQIADKPLPTHTAVRIATGAPLPICADTVLRQECAQRFGQTLRGLLPRIELGKDTEAIGSVTAVGDLLISAHSPLLPADLAKAARHGISQLSVHRPARIALLVIGNELTPAGSPLPRGHLYEHNALLIESTLDQHRLGQIIHTAAVKDDLAAIDQALSTARAQRPDLLILIGGTSVGTHDFTRRALSRHGQPLFEGVHTRPGRTACASVTNNGLVLLALPGSPKAVHALLESILLPTLRFMQGHLIP
- a CDS encoding NTP transferase domain-containing protein, whose protein sequence is MNAYPPVSALILAGGAGRRMGGVDKGLLPFEGGVLIDPIIKTLSLLADEVLINANRHLDRYRQWGHPVVADPVHTEHLFAGPAAALVHASRYAKNDWLLLAPCDMPDYQPHWLAALWQVQEQTRAAVVIAHDGSRLQPTVALIHRPCLSQRPASADTRLLSVLTAGRYSVCALDQDAWAFGNLNTPEQLRSHHSRREALT
- a CDS encoding uroporphyrinogen-III synthase, with amino-acid sequence MQDINPNQFSGRTIALPESRQLDVLAALFERRGAAIRRCPLVSIHDAPDQAPIIAWIRAFIADATMTDLIILTGEGITRLIQAAKRTGLVDAFLQKLSTTRLIVRGPKPGRALKTWGLQPSIQAVEPTSAGIITTLFTLPALSPRIGVVLYGTEENAPLQAAITALGATPVPVAPYIYASESETGAVLALIEELAQGQIDALAFTSQPQYKRLASVAKAHDCEQQLERGLARVRIAAIGPIMANYLIEHGVKVDVVPDGRFFMKPLVDALADHWAHAALERSPQ
- a CDS encoding formate/nitrite transporter family protein, with the translated sequence MSEQMSTDYVKPNDLAKAMVDAGESKVLLSTRDTLIRAYMAGAILGLAAMFAITVTINTGSPLTGAILFPVGFILLYLLGFDLLTGVFMLVPLALLDKRRGVTVNQVLRNWGLVFIGNFAGAVTVAFMMAFILTFGFTVSAGAVAEKVGHIGMTRTLGYESHGIMGWFTIFVRGILCNWMVSTGVAAAMLSTSAIGKIFAMWMPIMLFFYMGFEHSVVNMFLFPFALIMGGDFTFGDYLLWNELPTALGNLVGGLLFVGLMMYVTHYKTAPKRELSL